Proteins from one Phoenix dactylifera cultivar Barhee BC4 unplaced genomic scaffold, palm_55x_up_171113_PBpolish2nd_filt_p 000254F, whole genome shotgun sequence genomic window:
- the LOC103718897 gene encoding aquaporin PIP2-7-like — MVKDMSVEGEDQAVKDYEDPPPKPLLGVEELWKWALYRALIAEFVATLLFLYVTIAAVIGYKRQSQANQCNGIGFLGVAWSFGGMIFILVYCTAGISGGHINPAVTFGMFLARKASLIRGVLFMVAQCLGAICGVGLVKAFMKHSYNSLGGGANVVAPGYSKGSALGAEIVGTFILVYTVFSATDPKLKAHDRHVPVLAPLSIGFSVFMVHLATIPITGTGINPARSFGTAVIYNQRKAWSDHWIFWVGPMVGAAAAAAYHQYVIRANERSNAHN; from the exons atggtgAAGGACATGAGCGTGGAGGGGGAGGACCAGGCGGTGAAGGACTACGAGGACCCGCCGCCGAAGCCACTACTGGGGGTGGAGGAACTCTGGAAGTGGGCGCTCTACCGCGCCCTGATCGCCGAGTTCGTCGccaccctcctcttcctctacgTCACGATTGCTGCCGTCATCGGCTACAAGCGGCAATCGCAAGCCAACCAATGCAACGGTATCGGCTTCCTCGGCGTTGCATGGTCCTTCGGCGGCATGATCTTCATCCTCGTCTATTGCACCGCCGGCATCTCCG gTGGTCACATTAATCCGGCAGTGACGTTTGGGATGTTCTTGGCGAGGAAGGCGTCATTGATCCGAGGGGTTCTCTTCATGGTGGCTCAGTGTCTGGGGGCCATTTGTGGGGTGGGATTGGTGAAGGCATTCATGAAGCACTCCTATAACTCTCTTGGTGGTGGGGCAAACGTGGTGGCGCCGGGGTACTCCAAGGGCAGCGCCCTCGGCGCCGAGATCGTCGGCACCTTCATCCTCGTCTACACCGTCTTCTCCGCCACCGACCCAAAGCTCAAGGCCCACGATAGGCACGTTCCG GTTTTGGCGCCTCTATCGATCGGGTTTTCCGTGTTCATGGTGCATTTAGCTACGATCCCGATCACAGGGACCGGCATTAATCCGGCGAGGAGCTTCGGTACGGCAGTTATATACAACCAGCGCAAGGCCTGGAGTGATCAT TGGATATTTTGGGTGGGACCGATGGTGGGAGCGGCGGCCGCGGCGGCGTACCACCAGTACGTGATAAGGGCTAACGAGCGCAGCAACGCTCACAACTGA
- the LOC120105296 gene encoding uncharacterized protein LOC120105296, giving the protein MEETLPEIRISPSRPLDSFTETELLAAEQLVQLSESSGGESSSSLSSSSPRSVNAQPPPMAMVAEADDDVEGEEQEDEIGGAPRRRRPRYRLIADLYAARLRSTALRSGLEEERQRGEKRMKGGN; this is encoded by the coding sequence ATGGAAGAAACCCTTCCCGAGATTCGAATCTCTCCTTCTCGTCCTCTCGATTCCTTCACCGAGACCGAGCTGTTGGCGGCGGAGCAGCTGGTCCAACTCAGCGAGAGCAGCGGCGGCGAGTCGTCATCGTCCTTGTCGTCGTCTTCTCCCCGATCCGTCAACGCGCAGCCGCCGCCGATGGCGATGGTGGCGGAGGCGGACGACGACGTGGAGGGGGAGGAGCAGGAGGATGAGATCGGTGGGGCCCCGCGGCGTCGGAGGCCGAGGTATCGCCTCATCGCCGATCTCTATGCGGCACGGCTCCGATCGACGGCGTTGAGAAGCGGACTGGAGGAAGAGCGTCAGCGCGGCGAGAAGAGGATGAAAGGAGGGAACTAG